Part of the Moraxella ovis genome is shown below.
TTCATAACGTACGTTTTCAAGAACGAATGCCTCAGATAGACCCAAAGGTGCCGCAAAAGCTGCGGCCATCGCACCAACCATCACAATTTTACCGATGGTGGCCGCCATTGCTGGGATGGCGTCTTCTAACTCAAAGCGATAATCACGGAAAGGTAAATTTGCACGCCAACGTTTTGGTTGCATGATTTGTAGCTCGTGCTGCAAATATTCACCACGTGTGGCAAATTCTGAACTAGGTTTGTGAAGTTCGACGTAGCTTTTGCCGCCTAAATCACTAAGAACGCCGTTACCAGCTACTGAATCATCAATTTTATCAGTCACAATACATACTCCTTACCATTGTGATGATTTGAAACATCCAACAATCCTGTCCTTCCCATCATCTTGATGCTGGAAAAACACTTTTTGGATGCCGATTATCTTTTTAAAACGAGCATCGATAAGCAGCTGTATGATGAATTTCTAAAAATAACCAAACCTTGGATGACGTCATAATCAAACAAATTGCCATTGAAATTTGTTCATTTTTTGAAATATCTCTAAACACTATTTAAACCGTAAATACAGTGCCATCCATGTCCGCGGATGATTATAGCTTGTCTGATTCGTTATGTCATGCATTATTTTTAAAATTTCTAAAAATTTAGCCACATATCCGTGATAAATTGCCGCTTTATGATACAATAATTTCAAATTTTAATATCAAAACCGATCATGAATCACCCACAAATGTACCCTTGCCCAACTTGCAAAACCCCAACAAAATGGCAAGACAATCCTACTAAGCCTTTTTGTTCCAAGCGTTGCCAGCTTATAGACTTGGGCGAATGGGCATCTGCGAATTATAAAATCGCAAGCAGCGATACGCCATTTAGCGATGAACTCAACGATCCACAAAGCTCAACCATTAATTAAAATTGTTAGTAAATGTAAATAGGAATTATCATGAGTTATTTAATGCCGACATACGCTCGCCAGTCTGTTAATTTCGTGCGTGGCGAGAGCTCTTATTTGTTCGATGATCAGGGCGTAGCGTATTTGGATGCATTGACAGGTATTGCGGTATGTGGACTTGGTCATTGCCATCCTGCCATTAGCCAAGCGATTAAAGAACAGGCGGATACACTGATTCACACCAGTAATTTATTTGGCATTCCTTGGCAAGAAAAAGCAGGCGAAATCCTATGCCAAAAAGCAGGTATGGATGAGGTATTTTTTGGTAATTCGGGTGCCGAAGCCAATGAATGTGCGTTAAAGCTTGCCAGACTCTATGCGCACAACAAAGGCAAACAACGCCCGAAAGTAATCGTGATGGAGCATGCCTTTCATGGTCGCACCCTTCTAACTGTTACCGCTACCGCCAATCCGAAGGCTCGAGAGGGTTTTTATACATTGAATGATGACTTTATTCGTGTGCCATTTGGTGATAGCGATGCTGTGCGCGCATTAAGCGGTGATCAGGACATTTGTGCTGTCTTTGTTGAGCCAATTCAAGGCGAAGGCGGATTGCATACACCGCCTGAGGGTTATTTAGAAGCGCTGTCAAAAATCTGCGATGAGAATGATTGGCTATTCATGCTTGATGAGGTGCAGACAGGAAATGGTCGCACAGGCAAACACTTTGCCTATCAGCACAGTAGCGTCAAGCCCGATGTGCTTACCACCGCCAAAGGTCTGGGTAATGGTTTTCCTGTAGGGGCGTGCATGGTGTCAGGCCGTGCTAAGGGGTTG
Proteins encoded:
- a CDS encoding DNA gyrase inhibitor YacG — its product is MNHPQMYPCPTCKTPTKWQDNPTKPFCSKRCQLIDLGEWASANYKIASSDTPFSDELNDPQSSTIN
- a CDS encoding aspartate aminotransferase family protein, which encodes MSYLMPTYARQSVNFVRGESSYLFDDQGVAYLDALTGIAVCGLGHCHPAISQAIKEQADTLIHTSNLFGIPWQEKAGEILCQKAGMDEVFFGNSGAEANECALKLARLYAHNKGKQRPKVIVMEHAFHGRTLLTVTATANPKAREGFYTLNDDFIRVPFGDSDAVRALSGDQDICAVFVEPIQGEGGLHTPPEGYLEALSKICDENDWLFMLDEVQTGNGRTGKHFAYQHSSVKPDVLTTAKGLGNGFPVGACMVSGRAKGLFAAGSHGSTYGGTPLGSRIVCAVYEALTEEVLGNAAKQGQAIKDAVIAKYGDKGITTRGLGMMIGIVMPDGVDCSRLVDIARDRHQLIINVTGGNVIRLLPALNISVDDTNALIEKLTALLYEVL